The genomic interval CCCATTCGATTTACAGAACCTATTCTGAGACCTTCAGGAATTTTAACATGGGAAGGAAGAAATATACATAGTAATTTTGTTGTAAAAAATGAAGAAAAAATTCTCATTTATTATAATGGTCCTCGAATCAGGTGGGGGGGAATTGGCGTGGCATATTCTTTAAACGGGAGGCTTTTTGTAAAATATAGAGACAATCCAATTTTAAAGCCAGATAAAAATGAAGAAGCACTATGGAAGTGCTGCGTTTTGAAAATGGGATCTAAGGATTATAGGATGTGGTATGGTGTGTTCAAGAAGGGGAAAGGATACGTTAATTACGCTTATTCTTCTGATGGGCTTATGTGGAGTAAATATACGAGTAACCCTATTTTAACACCAGGTAATGCAGGAGCCTTTGATGCAGAAGGTGTTTATACATTCAGAGTAATGTATGATCGTTCGACCGACAAATTTATAGGCGTATATGGTAGTAAATATGGCCTAATTGGTTTAGCTATAAGTATGGATGGAATAACATGGAGAAAATTTGATGAGAATCCCATATTAAAACCTATATCTAATACTTGGGAAGAAGGAGAAATATTTCCAATGTATATCACCAAGTTTAACGATACGTACGTACTATTTTATGAAGGAAATGAAAAATTTGGAAGTCTTAATTGGAAGATAGGTATTGCCTATAGTCTCGATTTGAAAAACTGGAAAAGAGATCCTAGAAATCCCATCTTCAGTCCTTGTATAGGTAATTTTGATGAAAAAAGCGTAAGCGATCCTACTCCGATAATCGCTCAAGATAGAATTTATCTGTATTATGGCGCTTTTGATAAATTAAATAAAGGATCAGTAGGATTAGCAGTAATTCCGCTTGAAAAAGAGATAACAGATTATTTCATGTCAACATATGGCATTTGGAATAATATTGAGGTAAAAGAGGATACGTATTCTATTGGCATAGTTTGCCCTCTATATAAAAAAGTGATAAATTTGAAATCAAAAATGCCAGGAAATCTGAAAGTAGAGGTTAAATTTAAAGGTGATGAGCGATACAAAATCTTTGACATTATCCCTGTGAAAGAAACTTGTGAATATACTCTTCCTTCCAACGTATATGCATTCAGAATTTCTTATGATAGAACTGCCAAGATTAGTGCCCTATGCAGATATGTGGCAACACATATTTCAGGTATTGAACCACATGATATTAAGCAGAATGAATAATTTAAGACATTTAATAAAACCTTTAAATGCTTTGCTATTTTTATGAATGAAGAATAAATACGTCAATCAATTATTTCTTACATAGACTTGTATGATTTTCTTCAGACTACCTAGGAAAAGCTTACTTAGAGATGAGATTATTGCAACCATTAAAAATCATAGAATTCACGCTACACGCTACTTAGATATAGGTTGTGGTAATGGTACATTTACTATTAGAAACTGATATAGTCGGCGCTCAGGAAGTATATGGTATTGATATAGATGAGAAATGTCTTGGAAGTATTCCACCCCCAATCAGAGGCTTAAAATTTAATTTAGAAGAACTTGGCCAAAAGAAACTGCCTTTCCCACCAAAATATTTCGATCTTGTCACCGCAGTTGAAGTTATAGAACATCTTCCTTATGGTGATCACCTCTTAATGGAAGTTCAGAGAATTTTGAAGCCTGCAGGCTACTTTTTAGTAACTACACCTAATCTTGCATCTTGGCTGAACCAAATTATGTTATTCTTTGGTTATCAACCAGCATATACTGAGCCTTCGAAATACTATTTGGTGGACATGCGCAAAGTTGCCAAGAAATCATATATAACGGATTATTGTCACAAAAATCTCTACACTTTGAGAGCACTTAAACATATGTTGGAATTATACGGCTTCGAAATAATCACAGCAAAAGGCGCTCAATCACATTATGACTCATTTTCTTGGCTACCTATCACTAATTTACCATCTTTAGCTCATAACATAATAGTCCTAGTTAAAGTGAAGTGCAGAGAAAATCTTCGAGCTAATTTGGCAAAAAAGGGATAAAGCAAAAAAGCAGAAATAGTTAATAGAAATTCATTAATTATTTCTGAGCGTTTATATGAGACTATAATATTTTGAGGATTATCTAACTAGCTTGCGAATCATCAGGATGAAAGGTTTCTCGTAGTGAACATATTAAGAATTTTATTTGTTCTAGGCTCCCCTAATCCTCTCCTTGGTGCAGGTTGGACTAGGGTAAGCTTTTTGCAAAGAGTTTTAAAGAGAAGGGATTAAATGTGACTGTTATTGGAGCATTCTCTCCGAAAAGTTTGAAAAATGGCTGGTTTTAAGCGCTGGAAAAGGATACCAGTGTATAATGTGTTGTTTCTAGCATATTTGTTACAAGAACGAATCTTTCAGGGAATACGTTGGAAGAAGGCTCAATAGTTCATCGAAGAGAAAATTTTACCAAAAGAAGAATCGGAAAGTAACATTTCCTATATTGCTCAGACTAAGATAAATAAGATAAAAAGGATAAAATATGCTAATCAAAAGCAGGATAGGTATTTTAAAAAGTGCCTAAAATTGTACTCTCTTCCAAATAAGAACATCAGAGTCATAATTTTGCCATTAATTACATGCTTAATTACTCTATGGCTTATTGAATCACCGTTAAAATATGACTT from Candidatus Methanomethylicota archaeon carries:
- a CDS encoding class I SAM-dependent methyltransferase, which gives rise to MVHLLLETDIVGAQEVYGIDIDEKCLGSIPPPIRGLKFNLEELGQKKLPFPPKYFDLVTAVEVIEHLPYGDHLLMEVQRILKPAGYFLVTTPNLASWLNQIMLFFGYQPAYTEPSKYYLVDMRKVAKKSYITDYCHKNLYTLRALKHMLELYGFEIITAKGAQSHYDSFSWLPITNLPSLAHNIIVLVKVKCRENLRANLAKKG